Within the Takifugu rubripes chromosome 8, fTakRub1.2, whole genome shotgun sequence genome, the region TCTCGTACTTATACTTGCTGACAGTGGTTTGCTGGGCCAGCGCTCTGTGGTACCTGAGTGTGTCCCGCTCCTCCACTGCATACACGAGCCAGCTGAGTATCCCGATACGCAAACTGCCCAAACCGAACAAGAACGCCACCTTCAGTAATATCCGCACGCGCTGCCTGAACCCACATGACTTTGGATACCTCATCAACGAGGCCAAAAAGTGCGAGGCGGAGCCGCCCTTTCTCGTCATCCTAATCAGCACCACACACAAGGAATTCGATGCCCGCCAGGCGATTCGCGAGACGTGGGGGGACGAGAGCACGTTTCAGGACGTCCGCGTGGTCACGCTGTTCTTGCTGGGCCGCAGCACAGACAATGTCCTCAACCAGATGCTGGAGCAGGAGAGTCAGATCTTTCATGACATCGTAGTGGAGGATTTTATTGACTCGTACCACAACCTGACGCTCAAGACTCTGATGGGCATGCGCTGGGTGGCTACGTTTTGCTCTAAGGCTCAGTATGTGCTAAAGACGGACAGCGACATCTACGTCAACATGGAAAACCTCATCTTTAACCTTTTGAAGCCCACCACCAAGCCCAGGAGGAGGTACTTCACCGGTTATGTCATCAATGGTGGGCCAATCAGAGACATGCGCAGCAAGTGGTACATGCCCAGAGATCTGTACCCAGAGAGCAAGTACCCGCCCTTTTGTTCCGGCACTGGTTATGTCTTCTCTGCAGACGTGGCGGAGCTTATATTTAATACATCCTTACACACCAGGCTGCTGCACCTGGAGGACGTGTATATGGGCGTGTGCCTTCGCAAGCTGGGCATCCACCCATTCCAGAACAGCGGATTCAACCACTGGAAGATGGCCTACAGCCTTTGTCGCTACCGGCGTGTGGTCACCGTCCACCAGATCTCCCCCGAGGAGATGCACCGCATCTGGAACGACATGACCAGCAAGAAACACCTTAAATGTTAGCTGACCTGTGAGCACCAGCGCCAGTGAGAGAGTTACTGAGGATCGGCCTCTTATCCCCAGCTTGTGCATCCATGGCAAATTGTGGACAGGATGCAGCACCTGAAAGTGCTCAGCCACGAATGGATGCGCCACCAGTATTATCAAAGCAAGCTCAGAGAAAACGCGCCTGTGTACAGCTGAGACTCACGGGTCCGAATGAGAGCCAAATGTTCAGCCAATGCCAGCAGACTTTTTTATAGGAAACTATAAAGGATAACGATGTTCATCACTCAGTTCAAATGCATTTCCCATAACTGCTAGTTCACTACTCTCATCGCAGACATTCGCCTCTTTGATTGATGCAATCGAAAATAACGTTGTCATGCGTTTTCAGTTTAACTCTCTGAACACACTGTTAGTGTTGGATGGACCGGATGGACTGTGTGGCCCCCGTGACGTCACTGAGAGGAGCATGAAGACATTTCACAGACGTGTGTCCTTCTCAGAAAGGAAAACATGTCCATGAGTGGACGTGGTATTTTTGCTTCAGAACCAGACGTATTTTCTTATATGTACCGGCTTGCGTAAGGTCTTTATGTTGTGCTTTGATAAAGATTACTTCACACTATCATCTGGACAGCGTGGAGATGCAGGCTGATGCTGCTTTCCCCCATGAATGTTGCTTCTGTTAATGTGTAACGTGCATTTACTTGTCTCAGACAGTGCTGCGAGTGTGCTGCAGACTATTATATTTTCTATTAGGAGAAGATGAAAAAGAACAGATGTGCTGTATCGGGGGGGTACATTTTGGAGTGCTGTTATCTTTTCATTTACTCGAGATCAAATAAACTGCTTTTATGAGTTGATACTGTTGTTCTAACAGAAAAATGCTGCGTTAATGCAATTCTGAGACATTCCCCTCTGAGGAGCTTTTTTTTGTAAGCATTGGTCGTATAAATGAAAGCACCATGTTCGGCGAGCA harbors:
- the LOC101064407 gene encoding beta-1,3-galactosyltransferase 1-like; this translates as MPSKVSYLYLLTVVCWASALWYLSVSRSSTAYTSQLSIPIRKLPKPNKNATFSNIRTRCLNPHDFGYLINEAKKCEAEPPFLVILISTTHKEFDARQAIRETWGDESTFQDVRVVTLFLLGRSTDNVLNQMLEQESQIFHDIVVEDFIDSYHNLTLKTLMGMRWVATFCSKAQYVLKTDSDIYVNMENLIFNLLKPTTKPRRRYFTGYVINGGPIRDMRSKWYMPRDLYPESKYPPFCSGTGYVFSADVAELIFNTSLHTRLLHLEDVYMGVCLRKLGIHPFQNSGFNHWKMAYSLCRYRRVVTVHQISPEEMHRIWNDMTSKKHLKC